The following coding sequences are from one Apus apus isolate bApuApu2 chromosome 10, bApuApu2.pri.cur, whole genome shotgun sequence window:
- the CGNL1 gene encoding cingulin-like protein 1 isoform X3 yields MDPYFAAFKHVQQDYEVTLELASEETQKTRNTQNSRTGSYGVSIRVQGIDGHPYIVLNNTEGCLSENPPPGNEYQVISQTVSKPATGSNTAFNLEDKNSEHTKFPGTRHMQPCMLESLKITNIDEKEKGLSDFKDVTMKSSNLLNFQKHPELLQPYDPEKNNLNLDNYQSSVCSKPESFADEKSEAKPWISSSKLLSLQKTNTYLAEPAKANSKKVQVNRSVEVEDKNKQLLDCPSDTISPNKVSVSESFSSAGGSPCVSPTAYPETRKPRPDVLPFRRQDSAGPILDDSRRSSSSSATPTSANSLYRFLLDDQEYAIYADNVNRHENRRYIPFLPGTGRDIDTGSLPGVDQLIEKFDKKVDPHRRGRSGKRNRIHPDDRKRSRSVDSALSLGLDISTDYLGEFGKSLGKSTEHLLRPSKVCLHKQLSRDQKSPSKDMKISARSVGKLQMPDKDIQSSNFSSLQYHKQNGADTENVVFRSLTLPGQNKREEVRTVTSTLLLPNRMTVPPDSGAKKISVKTFSSVPNIQATPDLLKGQQDLAQQTNEETAKQILYNYLKEGSAENDDATKRKVNLVFEKIQTLKSRAAGKTQVSDSSAEVKALVEQKAELERKVEELEKKLDLEMRNQQNSKEERDATRASLKDLQLQLDESICEREALKKQLEENEKDLRENLEELFQVKMEQEQHQTEIRDLQDQLSEMHDELDHAKHIDEGEKELLIEELMQMKQDLQEVLIAKDQQEEILRKRERELTALKGALKEEVSSHDMEMDKLKEQHCKELLSLQQSLEKATESAAVLASERNAAQEVRSSIENQVKELTEENEQLKRTVDELESKIEELHKEIDNMKGEENSAKEKVKRYEEEKQQLEESLKNAEKEAKEMLVLKRSLESQLEDMQERQQLTQRLQDETHQKEHLKQIKKEMENERLQLNKTVEKLQEEMSEMVEVSRTSTLELQNQLDEYKEKNRRELADVQRQLKEKNLEVEKSRLTTMRMQDEMRLMEENLRDHQRAQDEAITKTQLLEQTVKGLEYELEAKNHLKDDRARQVKLMEDKLSHLQLELDEEKSNSDLLSERISRCREQIEQMRTELLQERAIKQDLECDKISLERQNKDLKSRILHLEGSYRSSKEGLVAQMEARITELEERLENEERDRANFQLSNRRLERKVKELMLQVDDEHLSLTDQKDQLSLRLKAMKRQVEEAEEEIDRLESAKKKLQRELEEQLDMNEELQGQLNAAKKELSRLKKSPSKVLADSDDDDDDDFSTDGESVCEAAAGNNFSKDDDTKT; encoded by the exons ATGGACccatattttgctgcttttaagcACGTTCAGCAAGACTATGAAGTCACTCTTGAACTTGCAAGTGAGGAGACTCAAAAGActagaaatacacaaaattcTAGGACGGGGTCTTATGGTGTCAGTATTAGAGTCCAAGGAATCGACGGACATCCTTACATAGTACTAAACAATACAGAAGGATGTTTGTCAGAAAATCCTCCTCCTGGAAACGAATACCAGGTCATTTCTCAGACTGTAAGCAAACCAGCCACAGGCTCCAATACTGCTTTTAATTTGGAGGACAAAAACAGTGAACACACCAAGTTTCCTGGAACACGGCATATGCAACCCTGTATGCTTGAAAGCCTTAAGATAACCAATatagatgaaaaggaaaaaggattaTCAGATTTTAAAGATGTAACAATGAAATCCTCTAATTTGttgaattttcaaaaacatcCGGAACTTTTACAGCCTTAtgatcctgaaaaaaataacttgaactTGGACAATTACCAGTCTTCTGTGTGCAGTAAACCTGAATCTTTTGCAGATGAAAAATCTGAAGCTAAGCCTTGGATTTCCTCATCTAAATTATTGTccctacagaaaacaaatacataccTTGCAGAGCCAGCCAAAGCAAATTCAAAGAAGGTACAGGTGAACAGGTCAGTAGAAgtagaagacaaaaataagcaGTTGTTGGATTGTCCCAGTGACACAATCAGCCCCAACAAAGTGAGTGTTTCAGAATCATTTTCATCTGCAGGAGGATCCCCGTGTGTTAGTCCCACTGCTTATCCAGAGACAAGAAAACCTAGACCAGATGTTCTTCCCTTCCGCAGACAGGATTCAGCTGGGCCAATATTGGATGACTCACGAAGATCATCATCTTCATCAGCTACTCCCACTTCTGCAAATTCCTTATACAGATTTTTACTTGATGACCAGGAGTATGCCATCTATGCAGACAATGTTAACCgtcatgaaaacagaagatacaTCCCATTTTTGCCGGGAACTGGTCGTGATATTGACACTGGTTCACTTCCAGGAGTAGATCAGCTAATTGAAAAGTTTGATAAGAAAGTTGATCCTCACAGAAGAGGTAGATCAGGAAAAAGGAATAGAATTCATCCAGATGATCGTAAAAGATCAAGAAGTGTTGACAGTGCCTTGTCATTAGGGCTTGATATAAGTACAGATTATTTAGGTGAATTTGGTAAAAGCTTGGGTAAGTCAACGGAGCACTTGCTGAGACCATCTAAAGTTTGCCTTCACAAGCAGTTATCCAGAGATCAGAAGTCACCTTCCAAAGATATGAAGATTTCTGCTCGAAGTGTTGGAAAACTGCAAATGCCTGATAAAGACATTCAGAGCAGCAATTTCAGTTCTTTGCAATATCATAAACAAAATGGAGCTGATACAGAGAACGTGGTGTTTAGGTCTTTAACGCTGCCAGGACAGAATAAGAGAGAGGAAGTTAGAACAGTAACTTCTACTTTGTTGTTGCCAAACCGAATGACAGTTCCACCTGATTCAGGAGCCAAGAAGAtttctgtaaaaacattttcatccGTCCCTAACATACAG GCAACTCCTGATCTGTTAAAAGGCCAGCAAGATCTTGCACAGCAAACAAATGAAGAGACTGCTAAACAGATACTTTACAATTACCTTAAGGAAGG AAGTGCTGAAAATGATGATGCAACAAAGAGGAAAGTCAACTTAGTTTTTGAGAAAATTCAGACTTTAAAGTcaagagctgcaggaaagaCGCAG GTTTCTGATTCTTCGGCTGAAGTAAAAGCACTGGTGgaacaaaaagcagaacttgAAAGGAAAGTGgaagaattagagaaaaaacTGGATCTAGAAATGAGG AATCAGCAGAATTCCAAAGAAGAGAGAGATGCTACACGAGCAAGCTTGAAAGATCTTCAGTTGCAACTTGATGAAAGCATATGTGAAAGAGAAGCCttaaaaaagcagctggaagaaaatgagaaggatCTCAGGGAAAACCTGGAGGA GCTTTTTCAAGTCAAGATGGAGCAGGAACAACACCAGACTGAGATCAGAGATCTTCAAGACCAGCTCTCTGAGATGCATGATGAACTGGATCATGCAAAACATATTGATGAAGGGGAGAAAGAGCTTCTGATTGAG gAGCTGATGCAAATGAAGCAGGATCTGCAAGAAGTATTAATAGCAAAAGATCAACAAGAAGAGATtttgaggaaaagagagagagagcttACAGCTTTAAAAGGAGCACTAAAAGAAGAAGTATCTAGTCATGACATGGAGATGGATAAACTTAAAGAGCAACACTGTAAAGAATTGCTCAGTCTACAACAGAGCCTGGAGAAAGCAACAGag AGTGCTGCTGTCCTTGCCAGTGAAAGAAACGCCGCACAAGAGGTGCGAAGTAGCATAGAAAATCAAGTCAAAGAGCTGACTGAGGAAAATGAACAGTTGAAGAGAACAGTTGATGAGCTAGAGAGTAAAATTGAAGAGTTGCACAAAGAAATTGATAAcatgaaaggagaagaaaattcagcaaaggaaaaagtaaaaagataTGAG GAAGAGAAGCAACAACTAGAAGAATctttgaaaaatgctgaaaaggaagcaaaagaaatgttAGTGCTAAAAAGGTCTTTGGAAAGCCAACTAGAAGATATGCAG GAACGGCAACAATTAACTCAGCGGTTACAAGATGAAACTCACCAGAAGGAACATTTAAAGCAGATAAAGAAGGAAATGGAGAATGAACGGCTGCAACTGAACAAGACTGTTGAAAAGTTACAGGAGGAG ATGTCTGAAATGGTAGAGGTCTCAAGAACATCAACTCTGGAGCTTCAGAACCAGCTTGATGAATACAAGGAGAAAAATCGCAGGGAACTTGCAGATGTGCAGAGgcaattaaaagagaaaaaccttGAGGTAGAAAAATCACGCCTGACAACCATGAGAATGCAAGATGAG ATGCGTCTTATGGAAGAAAACCTGAGGGACCATCAGAGAGCTCAGGATGAAGCAATAACAAAAACTCAGCTGCTAGAACAGACTGTGAAAGGCTTGGAGTATGAATTGGAAGCCAAAAACCACTTAAAAGATGATCGGGCAAGACAAGTCAAACTAATGGAG GACAAGTTATCTCACCTGCAACTTGAGCTTGATGAAGAGAAGAGTAATTCGGATTTGTTGTCTGAGAGGATCAGTAGATGCAGAGAACAG ATTGAACAAATGAGGACAGAGCTTCTACAGGAAAGAGCTATAAAGCAAGATTTGGAGTGTGACAAAATTTCACTGGAAAGACAG AACAAAGACTTGAAGAGCCGAATCCTTCACTTGGAGGGTTCTTACCGATCCAGTAAAGAGGGACTTGTTGCTCAAATGGAAGCAAGGATCACAGAGCTAGAAGAACGGCTTGAAAATGAAGAGAG GGATAGAGCTAATTTCCAACTAAGTAACCGCAGACTTGAGAGAAAAGTGAAGGAGTTAATGTTGCAAGTAGATGATGAACATCTCTCATTGACTGATCAAAAAGACCAG TTGAGTTTGCGTTTGAAAGCAATGAAACGTCAAGttgaagaagctgaagaagagaTAGACAGACTGGAAAGTGCTAAAAAGAAACTCCAGAGAGAACTGGAGGAGCAACTAGACATGAATGAGGAATTGCAAGGACAGCTTAATGCTGCAAAGAAGGAATTAAG tagACTGAAGAAGTCACCAAGTAAAGTGTTGGCTGATTCTGATGATGATGACGATGATGATTTCAGCACGGATGGTGAGAGTGTctgtgaagcagctgcaggaaataatttttcaaaagatgATGACACAAAAACCTAA
- the CGNL1 gene encoding cingulin-like protein 1 isoform X4, whose translation MDPYFAAFKHVQQDYEVTLELASEETQKTRNTQNSRTGSYGVSIRVQGIDGHPYIVLNNTEGCLSENPPPGNEYQVISQTVSKPATGSNTAFNLEDKNSEHTKFPGTRHMQPCMLESLKITNIDEKEKGLSDFKDVTMKSSNLLNFQKHPELLQPYDPEKNNLNLDNYQSSVCSKPESFADEKSEAKPWISSSKLLSLQKTNTYLAEPAKANSKKVQVNRSVEVEDKNKQLLDCPSDTISPNKVSVSESFSSAGGSPCVSPTAYPETRKPRPDVLPFRRQDSAGPILDDSRRSSSSSATPTSANSLYRFLLDDQEYAIYADNVNRHENRRYIPFLPGTGRDIDTGSLPGVDQLIEKFDKKVDPHRRGRSGKRNRIHPDDRKRSRSVDSALSLGLDISTDYLGEFGKSLGKSTEHLLRPSKVCLHKQLSRDQKSPSKDMKISARSVGKLQMPDKDIQSSNFSSLQYHKQNGADTENVVFRSLTLPGQNKREEVRTVTSTLLLPNRMTVPPDSGAKKISVKTFSSVPNIQATPDLLKGQQDLAQQTNEETAKQILYNYLKEGSAENDDATKRKVNLVFEKIQTLKSRAAGKTQVSDSSAEVKALVEQKAELERKVEELEKKLDLEMRNQQNSKEERDATRASLKDLQLQLDESICEREALKKQLEENEKDLRENLEELFQVKMEQEQHQTEIRDLQDQLSEMHDELDHAKHIDEGEKELLIEELMQMKQDLQEVLIAKDQQEEILRKRERELTALKGALKEEVSSHDMEMDKLKEQHCKELLSLQQSLEKATESAAVLASERNAAQEVRSSIENQVKELTEENEQLKRTVDELESKIEELHKEIDNMKGEENSAKEKVKRYEEEKQQLEESLKNAEKEAKEMLVLKRSLESQLEDMQENIRCISQERQQLTQRLQDETHQKEHLKQIKKEMENERLQLNKTVEKLQEEMSEMVEVSRTSTLELQNQLDEYKEKNRRELADVQRQLKEKNLEVEKSRLTTMRMQDEMRLMEENLRDHQRAQDEAITKTQLLEQTVKGLEYELEAKNHLKDDRARQVKLMEDKLSHLQLELDEEKSNSDLLSERISRCREQIEQMRTELLQERAIKQDLECDKISLERQNKDLKSRILHLEGSYRSSKEGLVAQMEARITELEERLENEERDRANFQLSNRRLERKVKELMLQVDDEHLSLTDQKDQMLEE comes from the exons ATGGACccatattttgctgcttttaagcACGTTCAGCAAGACTATGAAGTCACTCTTGAACTTGCAAGTGAGGAGACTCAAAAGActagaaatacacaaaattcTAGGACGGGGTCTTATGGTGTCAGTATTAGAGTCCAAGGAATCGACGGACATCCTTACATAGTACTAAACAATACAGAAGGATGTTTGTCAGAAAATCCTCCTCCTGGAAACGAATACCAGGTCATTTCTCAGACTGTAAGCAAACCAGCCACAGGCTCCAATACTGCTTTTAATTTGGAGGACAAAAACAGTGAACACACCAAGTTTCCTGGAACACGGCATATGCAACCCTGTATGCTTGAAAGCCTTAAGATAACCAATatagatgaaaaggaaaaaggattaTCAGATTTTAAAGATGTAACAATGAAATCCTCTAATTTGttgaattttcaaaaacatcCGGAACTTTTACAGCCTTAtgatcctgaaaaaaataacttgaactTGGACAATTACCAGTCTTCTGTGTGCAGTAAACCTGAATCTTTTGCAGATGAAAAATCTGAAGCTAAGCCTTGGATTTCCTCATCTAAATTATTGTccctacagaaaacaaatacataccTTGCAGAGCCAGCCAAAGCAAATTCAAAGAAGGTACAGGTGAACAGGTCAGTAGAAgtagaagacaaaaataagcaGTTGTTGGATTGTCCCAGTGACACAATCAGCCCCAACAAAGTGAGTGTTTCAGAATCATTTTCATCTGCAGGAGGATCCCCGTGTGTTAGTCCCACTGCTTATCCAGAGACAAGAAAACCTAGACCAGATGTTCTTCCCTTCCGCAGACAGGATTCAGCTGGGCCAATATTGGATGACTCACGAAGATCATCATCTTCATCAGCTACTCCCACTTCTGCAAATTCCTTATACAGATTTTTACTTGATGACCAGGAGTATGCCATCTATGCAGACAATGTTAACCgtcatgaaaacagaagatacaTCCCATTTTTGCCGGGAACTGGTCGTGATATTGACACTGGTTCACTTCCAGGAGTAGATCAGCTAATTGAAAAGTTTGATAAGAAAGTTGATCCTCACAGAAGAGGTAGATCAGGAAAAAGGAATAGAATTCATCCAGATGATCGTAAAAGATCAAGAAGTGTTGACAGTGCCTTGTCATTAGGGCTTGATATAAGTACAGATTATTTAGGTGAATTTGGTAAAAGCTTGGGTAAGTCAACGGAGCACTTGCTGAGACCATCTAAAGTTTGCCTTCACAAGCAGTTATCCAGAGATCAGAAGTCACCTTCCAAAGATATGAAGATTTCTGCTCGAAGTGTTGGAAAACTGCAAATGCCTGATAAAGACATTCAGAGCAGCAATTTCAGTTCTTTGCAATATCATAAACAAAATGGAGCTGATACAGAGAACGTGGTGTTTAGGTCTTTAACGCTGCCAGGACAGAATAAGAGAGAGGAAGTTAGAACAGTAACTTCTACTTTGTTGTTGCCAAACCGAATGACAGTTCCACCTGATTCAGGAGCCAAGAAGAtttctgtaaaaacattttcatccGTCCCTAACATACAG GCAACTCCTGATCTGTTAAAAGGCCAGCAAGATCTTGCACAGCAAACAAATGAAGAGACTGCTAAACAGATACTTTACAATTACCTTAAGGAAGG AAGTGCTGAAAATGATGATGCAACAAAGAGGAAAGTCAACTTAGTTTTTGAGAAAATTCAGACTTTAAAGTcaagagctgcaggaaagaCGCAG GTTTCTGATTCTTCGGCTGAAGTAAAAGCACTGGTGgaacaaaaagcagaacttgAAAGGAAAGTGgaagaattagagaaaaaacTGGATCTAGAAATGAGG AATCAGCAGAATTCCAAAGAAGAGAGAGATGCTACACGAGCAAGCTTGAAAGATCTTCAGTTGCAACTTGATGAAAGCATATGTGAAAGAGAAGCCttaaaaaagcagctggaagaaaatgagaaggatCTCAGGGAAAACCTGGAGGA GCTTTTTCAAGTCAAGATGGAGCAGGAACAACACCAGACTGAGATCAGAGATCTTCAAGACCAGCTCTCTGAGATGCATGATGAACTGGATCATGCAAAACATATTGATGAAGGGGAGAAAGAGCTTCTGATTGAG gAGCTGATGCAAATGAAGCAGGATCTGCAAGAAGTATTAATAGCAAAAGATCAACAAGAAGAGATtttgaggaaaagagagagagagcttACAGCTTTAAAAGGAGCACTAAAAGAAGAAGTATCTAGTCATGACATGGAGATGGATAAACTTAAAGAGCAACACTGTAAAGAATTGCTCAGTCTACAACAGAGCCTGGAGAAAGCAACAGag AGTGCTGCTGTCCTTGCCAGTGAAAGAAACGCCGCACAAGAGGTGCGAAGTAGCATAGAAAATCAAGTCAAAGAGCTGACTGAGGAAAATGAACAGTTGAAGAGAACAGTTGATGAGCTAGAGAGTAAAATTGAAGAGTTGCACAAAGAAATTGATAAcatgaaaggagaagaaaattcagcaaaggaaaaagtaaaaagataTGAG GAAGAGAAGCAACAACTAGAAGAATctttgaaaaatgctgaaaaggaagcaaaagaaatgttAGTGCTAAAAAGGTCTTTGGAAAGCCAACTAGAAGATATGCAG GAGAACATCCGTTGTATTTCACAGGAACGGCAACAATTAACTCAGCGGTTACAAGATGAAACTCACCAGAAGGAACATTTAAAGCAGATAAAGAAGGAAATGGAGAATGAACGGCTGCAACTGAACAAGACTGTTGAAAAGTTACAGGAGGAG ATGTCTGAAATGGTAGAGGTCTCAAGAACATCAACTCTGGAGCTTCAGAACCAGCTTGATGAATACAAGGAGAAAAATCGCAGGGAACTTGCAGATGTGCAGAGgcaattaaaagagaaaaaccttGAGGTAGAAAAATCACGCCTGACAACCATGAGAATGCAAGATGAG ATGCGTCTTATGGAAGAAAACCTGAGGGACCATCAGAGAGCTCAGGATGAAGCAATAACAAAAACTCAGCTGCTAGAACAGACTGTGAAAGGCTTGGAGTATGAATTGGAAGCCAAAAACCACTTAAAAGATGATCGGGCAAGACAAGTCAAACTAATGGAG GACAAGTTATCTCACCTGCAACTTGAGCTTGATGAAGAGAAGAGTAATTCGGATTTGTTGTCTGAGAGGATCAGTAGATGCAGAGAACAG ATTGAACAAATGAGGACAGAGCTTCTACAGGAAAGAGCTATAAAGCAAGATTTGGAGTGTGACAAAATTTCACTGGAAAGACAG AACAAAGACTTGAAGAGCCGAATCCTTCACTTGGAGGGTTCTTACCGATCCAGTAAAGAGGGACTTGTTGCTCAAATGGAAGCAAGGATCACAGAGCTAGAAGAACGGCTTGAAAATGAAGAGAG GGATAGAGCTAATTTCCAACTAAGTAACCGCAGACTTGAGAGAAAAGTGAAGGAGTTAATGTTGCAAGTAGATGATGAACATCTCTCATTGACTGATCAAAAAGACCAG ATGCTGGAAGAATAA